The Heyndrickxia acidicola sequence TTCAAAAGGGAACATAAAAACGATGTCCCATTTAGGAGCATCGTTATGGATATAGAGATACACGCGCTAGCCTTCTCATCCTCAATTTTCATATTGCAGTCATCATGCTGTGCTAGCTCCATATTGCCTCCAGAACGTTTGAAAGCATAATCCCTTAGGCAGCTTCAACTTTTATTACTATACCCTTTTAAAAGAACAGAATGCCCAAAATAAGTGACTTTATAAACCTGCACTGCTTGGAGATGAAAGGATCTGTTCAATTAGCCTGTTAATTTCGGCTCGAGACTCTCGCTTTTTAACTGGCGGTTGGTAAGCTTCTTCATCGTTTCTAAGTCTGCAGAGTCTCACCATAACCCGCTTTTCTGTACAGGAGTCTATGCCCATCAACAAGGGGTATATCACCATAGAGCATTAACCGAATCCAAGAAAAAAGACAGTGAGAAAACCCTCACTGTCTTTTTTCTTCATTTATTACTCACCTGAAACGTATGGAAGTAATGCCATAGTACGAGCGCGTTTAATCGCAATCGTTAATTTACGTTGGTACTTAGCGCTTGTTCCAGTTACACGACGTGGAAGAATTTTTCCGCGTTCAGAGATGAATTTTTTCAACAAATCTACATCTTTGTAATCGATGTGTGTGATATGGTTGGATGTAAAGTAACAAACTTTACGGCGTTTACGTCCGCCTCTGCGTCCACCTGCCATGATATTCACTCCTTTTTATTTAGAATGGAAGGTCATCATCCGAGATATCGATTGGTTGTCCATTATTTGAAAATGGATCATCGTCAACTCGAGTGTAGCCTTGGTTTTGGTTTTGGTTCTGGTTACGTTGATTCTGATTTTGCCCGTAGGAATTTTGATTTTTCTGGTATCCACCATTAAAATCATTGTTCCCGCCACGTTCAGAGTTTGGATTTTTTGGTTCAAGGAATTGGACGCTTTCTGCTACCACTTCAGTAACATATACGCGTTTTCCATCCTGCCCTTCATAATTACGTGTTTGCAGACGTCCATCAACACCTGCTAAGCTTCCTTTTTTCAAGAAATTAGCAACGTTTTCAGCTGGACGGCGCCAAACAACGCAGTTTATAAAATCGGCTTCTCTTTCTCCCTGCTGATTGGAAAATGCCCTGTTCACAGCAAGAGTAAAAGTGGCTACCGGGACTCCGGCTGGAGTGTAACGCAATTCAGGATCTTTGGTTAAACGACCTACTAGAACGACCCTATTCATCATCAGAATCAACCCCTTTCCCTATTTATCATCTATATCTCGAAGCCCTCAGCTTCGTGTCAGTCTTATTTCTCTTCTTCTCTGATAACAATGTGACGAATGATATCGCCGTTGATCTTAGCAAGACGGTCAAATTCTTGTACCGCTTCAGGGCTGCCATTTACAGTTACCAGACGGTATAAACCATCACGGAAGTCTGCAATCTCGTATGCAAGACGGCGTTTACCCCAGTCTTTAGATTCAACGATTTCAGCACCTTCGCCAGTTAACACGTTGTCAAAACGCTCAACTAGTGCCTTTTTTGCTTCATCTTCAATGTTTGGACGGATGATGTACATAATTTCGTACTTATTCATCTTTCTGTCACCTCCTTATGGACTATGCGGCCCTTTCTGAAAAGGGCAAGGAGCAATGTATATGTTCGTTCATTACTCACAAGTCGTAAGTATATCACAAGTTGTGCTGAACTGCAACCGCCTCTGCAACAAAAAGAGGCTGCCCCAAATGGCTCCCTGATATTAAGTGACCTTGGCGACAGCAACTTTTTTTGCTTGTTGGTTTCCACTGCAAGCATTTCTTTTCGCTTCGATCAACCTTTAAGTTAAATCTAAATTGGGATTGTACATAGGTATAAGCTGCAGCGTTGATTAGAGTAGAAGGCAAAAGATTTCTGCAGGTTAAGCACGTTATTGGGAAATCCCTATAAGCATGCAACAAACAAAGGTTAATTGGAGAGGAAGGTATGAGACTCCTGCGGGATCAACCGGTCTTAGGGAGACCCTACAGGAGCTTGCGACGAGGAGGCTCCCGGCCGCTCGCGGAAAGCGAGTGCCTGCAGCTGAAATCAACCCAGCAGGACGATCAGAACAGAATCCAAACGATCTTTGGGTATTACTCAATATGCTCAGCGCTATTGGTCCTGCCTCTTCTTTTCTTCTCAAATAAATTTTCACAGACAGGACACCATGCTATTATTCGAAATAAGTATCCTTCTCCCTTTTTTTCTGTCCAAAATATAAAAGAAGTGACTCACAAGGCCGCTTATAAAAGCCTTTTGAGTCACCCTCTTCTCTTCTTTTATTTTTTTAAGAAGGCTGTATTAAATTTTTATGTTAATAACTGCTTGTTTTTTAGCTCATTTTACAGAAACCAGCTGCTTCACACGAATGAGCTAAAGACAACATAGCCCTCAAAAAAGAATTTTATACATTAAATCTAAAGTGCATAACATCTCCGTCCTGAACAACGTACTCTTTGCCTTCCAAACGGACTTTTCCAGCTTCTTTTGCCGCAGCCATGGAACCATTTGTCATCAAGTCATCATAAGAAACTGTTTCTGCACGGATAAAGCCTTTTTCAAAATCAGAGTGGATAATTCCCGCACATTGAGGAGCCTTCATTCCTTTTCGGAAAGTCCATGCACGTACTTCTTGTACACCCGCAGTAAAATAAGTTGCAAGACCAAGCAGGCTGTAAGCGGCTTTTATCAATTGATCCAGTCCTGATTCTTCTATACCAAGTTCAGAAAGGAACATTGCTTTTTCATCATCATCCAGCTCTGCTATTTCTTCTTCAATCTTCGCACACACAACAATGACTTCAGCGCCTTCTTTGTGGGCATAATCCCGTACTCTTTGTATATATTCATTTTCAGAAGGATCCGCTACATCCTCCTCACCTACATTCGATACATATAATACAGGCTTGCTTGTTAGAAGATGAAGGCCTTTGACAAGCTTCATTTGCTCTTCTGTGAATTCCAGTGAACGGGCAGGCTGCTCGGATTCAAAGGCTTCTTTCAGCTTGGACAGTACTTCGTATTCAGCTACTGCATCCTTGTCCTTTTGTTTTGCAAGCTTTTCAACACGGCCAATTCGCTTGTCAACCGATTCAAGGTCTGCAAGGATTAGCTCAAGATTAATTGTTTCAATATCATCAATGGGGTCAACTTTCCCGGAAACGTGAGTAATATTGCCATCAGCAAAACAACGGACAACATGGCAAATGGCATCCACCTGGCGGATATGGGACAAGAACTTATTGCCCAATCCTTCGCCTTTGCTGGCACCTTTTACAATCCCAGCAATATCTGTGAATTCAAAAGCTGTTGGAATTGTTTTTTTCGGCTGGACAAGCTCCGTTAACTTATTTAATCGGTCATCCGGAACCTCCACAATCCCCACATTGGGATCAATCGTACAGAATGGATAATTGGCAGACTCTGCTCCTGCCTTTGTAATTGCATTGAATAGGGTAGACTTACCAACGTTTGGCAACCCTACAATCCCGGCTGTTAATGCCATTTTCGTCACTCCTCTTACCTGATCTATTTATAAATAAGTTTTTGTTAAAGGACTCTGCTTTTTAGCTCATTTGTGTAAAAAGAACATCATCAAAGTTTAACAAAGTCATTAATAAAGAATCTATCTTACTGTGAGTTTGTTATTACGAATTTGTACTTTCAAAAAAACTTTTAAACCTTTTCAATTATAGGGATTCTATACAAAAAAAACAAGTTTATCATACTTTGCTGCCGTTTCAGAAAAAGGGTTTGCAAATTAGATAATCATGTCTTTTTAAGGCTCTGCAGCATTGATCCTGTATACAAATAAATTCGTATGTCTTCCGTCTTCATGAGAGCGCATGGAGCTGAATTTAAATATAGAAAAAAGCACGAAGACGTTATTCTTCATGCTTTACCAGAATTTTTTTTAATTTCCTTGAAAACTCTCTTCGCGGAATCATCACACTATGGTCACAGCCTTCACACTTAATTCTTATATCCATGCCCATTCTGATGATTTTCCAGCGGTTTGTGCCACAGGGATGAGGCTTTTTCATTTCTACTACATCATGTAAACCAAAAACTTTTTCCTCCAAGTTTAGACCCCCCTTTGGAACTCTTTCTCTTCTTCCATTTGCTTTTCACCGTTTCTGGAGTACATTACCAGTTTAGGATAAGGTGCTTTAATTCCATTCTCATCCAAGGCCATTTTAATGCTTTTCCTTAATTTACGCGCAATACTCCAATGGCTCATTGGAAGGGTTTCTACAACGACTCTAAGGGTAATATAGGATGTACCAAGTTCATTTACACCAAGCAATTCCGGTGCTTTTGTAATTTCCTCATATTCCTCGGCGTAAGGAATGAGCATTTCTTGAATGACCGCCTCCGCCTTTTTAATATCTTCTTCGTATGGGATATGGATATCCACTACACCGACACTGTTATGCATGGAATAGTTGGTCACTTCTGTTATATGTCCATTCGGGATAATATGAACTTCACCAGTCCAGGATAAAATTTTCGTTGTACGAAGTCCAATTTGCTCCACCGTTCCTAAAAAGTTACCAATTCCAACATAATCACCGACTGAAAATTGATCTTCAAAAATAATGAAAAAGCCGGAAATGATATCTTTCACTAAACTCTGTGCACCAAACCCGACAGCTAATCCAATAATTCCTGCACCTGCCAACAGGCCTTTTACGTCAATGGACATAAGGGAGAGGATGGTAACCAGTGAAATGAAATAAACGACATACGTTAGAACATTTTCCAATAATCTTAAAAGTGTTTTTTCCCTTCTCTCAGAAAGCTGGAGAGGAGCTTTGGAGCGGATTTTAAAAATATTATGCAAAGCAGCTTTTCCGATTTTCACCACAACGGATGTAAGAGCAATTACAATGAAAACCTTTAAGGCTGTTTCTCCAATATTCATCCAAACCGTTTCATTAAACCACTTATGAAGGAGATTTTCATCCTGTTTCAACTTAATCACCTAACTTATGCTTTTGTTAATTTGGAGAGCCTGATGCTTATCATATATATTTAAATGCTGTATTGAGCATCATTCTCCCTAAAAGTAATCCTATTTTATCAATAAATTCTTCTTAATGATAGAAAAAAGGGTATAGTAACACAAGTTAACAATTTGCACAGTCAAGGAACTTTTTATTTTCTGCATTTCCGGACCGTTTATGTATAGAAAAATACTTTTTTCCGTATACTGTTAATACTAAATTTAAGAGGAGTGGAGCGGATGAATCTAGGTAAAGGGATTTTTGAGCGGAAATTGGAACACTTGAAGATAGCCCATGAAGATATTCTTGCAAAGGAAATAATCTCTACTCAATTGCTATCCATGCTCCCATCTAATCGCAATCAGCCTATCGTCGTTGTCTGCATTGGCACAGATCGTTCAACAGGTGATTCACTCGGCCCTCTCACTGGGACTTTTTTAAAGGAGAAAGGCTCCTCTGCCTATCATGTATACGGGACATTAGATGATCCTATACACGCAGTCAATTTAGAAGAGAAAATGAATGAAATTTACCAGAAATACAATCAGCCATTTGTAATTGGAATTGATGCATGTTTAGGAAAATTGAAAAGTGTAGGCATGATTCAGATTGGTGATGGGCCTGTTAAGCCAGGTGCAGGTGTAAAAAAGGATCTCCCATTTGTAGGAGACATGCATATAACCGGAATCGTCAATGTCAGCGGTTTTATGGAGTTTTTTGTTCTGCAAAACACCCGGCTTAATCTTGTTGTAAATATGGCTCGCATTATTGCAGGGGGCATTTTCAGAGCAAGCTTATCCGATCCTCACAGGCATTCCAGAACCTCCATGATTTTAGAATATGAAAAAGAGCAAGAAAACACATTATAAGCAGGAAAGAAAGAAACCGGAATGAACCGTTTCTTTCTTCCTGACGGCCGTCTTTACGTTAGCCAATTTTTCGCAGCTTAAAAATGGACAAAGTAGAGAATTGTAACAATGGCTGTAACAACAGCTATACCCGGCAAAAAATTTGCTACACGGATTTTTGTTATTCCGGCTATATTTAATCCAATGGCAAATATCATGATGCCTCCCGTTGCAGTCATTTCAGTTATAAAAGAATTCATCAGTTCTTTTGGCACGAAATGATTAATTTGCGTTGCACATAAAGCAATGATGCCTTCATAAAGAATGACAGGGATTGCTGAAAAAACAACTCCGAACCCTAACGTTGTCGTTAAGATAAGAGCAGTGAAACCATCAATAATTGATTTTGTGAACAAGATATTATTATTTCCCCTGATTCCGCTGTCCAACGCACCTAATATAGCCATAGCGCCAATAACAAAAACAAGTGTAGCCGTTATAAAGCCTTCTGCAATGCTTCCCTTTTCTTCAGATCCGACCTTCCGCTCCAGCCAGTTTCCAAGTAAATTCAACTTATCTTCTATAGCCAAGGCCTCTCCAATGACTGCGCCAAATACAAGACTGACAATAACAATCAAAAAATTATTGCTTTTAAGTCCCATCTGCAAACCAAGGACAATGACGGATAAACCGATGGCGTACATTACGGTCGCCTTCATTCTCTCTGGAATCCGATGAAGAAGCTTTCCGAGAAAGGACCCTGCTGCGATGCAGGCCCCATTTACAATTGTGCCTAACAAAACCATGCCTCTCACCTTTTTTCTGCTGCAATCTATGATGGTGGATTAGGATTCCTGCGTTACATCCAGCAGTTCCAAAATCCGTTCTAAATCTTTATCTGAATAAAACTCAATTTCAATTTTACCTTTTTTCTTCGTTTGAGTGATGGAGACAGGGGTTCCAAATTTTTCACGCAAGCTGCTTTCCTGTTCTTTGATAAAAATATTTTTTTGGACAGCAGGCTTTCTCGTTTCACGTGAAACACTTTCATTTAATTGTTGGACCAGTTTTTCCAGCTGACGGACGTTCAATCCCTCTTTTGCAATTTTCTCAACTAATTGAGACATTTTTTCTTTTTTCTTCAGGCCGAGAAGAGCTCTGCCATGGCCCATAGAAATTTTCCCCATTGTTATAGCATCCTGAACAGCGGCCGGCAGTGCAAGGAGTCTGATATGATTGGCAATATGCGGCCGGCTTTTGCCCAACCTTTTTGCCAGCTCCTCCTGGGTCAGATTCATCCGTTCCATTAACAGCTGATAGGCACTTGCTTCCTCGATAGGGGTGAGATCTTCCCGTTGTAGATTTTCCAAAACGGCCAGCTCCATCATTTGCTGATCCGTTAACTCACGGACAACAACAGGGACTTTTTCCAGTTCAGCTTCTTTTGCTGCCCTGTACCGTCTTTCCCCCACTACAATTTCATAGCCCTTAATACTCTTTCTTACAATGATGGGCTGCAGGATACCATGCTGGAGAATGGATTCTTTCAGCTCTGCAATAGCTTCTGGAAGAAATACCTTGCGCGGCTGATAAGGATTCGGTCTCAGTTCTTTTAACCTAAGCTCCTGAACGGCATCTTCTTTTTTTATTTCTACATTTGAAAATAGTGCATTGATCCCTTTTCCAAGTCCTTTAGCCATTTGCTGCCACTTCCTTTGCTAAATCTAAATAGACTTCTGCTCCCCGGGATTTTGGATCATAAATGATAATAGGTTGTCCATGGCTGGGTGCTTCACTCAAACGAACATTCCGAGGGATGATCGTCCTGTACACTTTATTCTGGAAATATTTTTTTACCTCTTCTATTACTTGAATCCCCAAGTTGGTCCTTGCATCCAGCATCGTTAGCAGGACACCCTCAATGGTAAGATCATGATTTAGATGCTTCTGGACAAGCCTTACTGTACTCAGCAGCTGGCTTAGCCCTTCCAAAGCATAATACTCACACTGAACGGGAATAAGGACTGCATCAGATGCCGTTAATGCATTAAGCGTCAGGAGTCCCAGAGATGGGGGACAGTCAATAATGATATAGTCGTACTCGTCTTTTACAGAAGCGAGTGCCCTTTTTAACCTTACTTCTCTTGAAATGGTCGGAACAAGCTCTATTTCCGCTCCTGCAAGCTGAATGGTTGCTGGAACAGAATGAAGCCCCTCTACAGCTGTAGCTTTAATGACTTCTTTTATGTCAACATCATCTACAAGCACATCATAAATACACTGCTGGACATCGCCTTTATCGATACCAGCGCCACTTGTTGCATTCCCTTGTGGATCTGTATCGACAATTAATACCTTTTTTCCGATGTATGCTAAGCAGGCACCCAAGTTGACAGAGGTAGTCGTTTTTCCGACGCCACCCTTTTGGTTGGCAATAGCAAGGATTTTGCCCACCGATGTCACCTACCTTCAACTTCCTAGTAAAATTTCAGTTATATAATCTATTTTAACAAAAATTCAATTAATAGTTTGTTCTTTTCATAAAAAAAGCGCTTTTATTCTTTTGAGTTATTGAATTTCAACATTAGCAACTGCTCGTTTTTTAGCTCATTTTACAGGAAAGAAAGGAACCTTTCAGCTCAGCTAAAAGGCGTGTGAAACAACCGTTTCACACGAATGAGCTAAAAAACATCCGGATTCTATTGCAAAAAAAGAGAAGCATGTCCCAGCTTCCCATTAATCTAGTATATTAGTTAGATCCTTTTTTAGGGATCTTAATGGTAATTTGATAGTATTCACCAAAGTCTTCTTCTTCAGAATCCAGTTTTATGCCATTATCACTAACCATGGATAGGGACTGCCGTATTGTATTTACCGCTATTCTCATATCCTTACTGAAAGCCTGCCTTCTTGGCTTTGGCTTTTTTACAGTGGTATTGAGCATCTTAACAACCTGATCCTCAGTTTGCTTTACATTCAAATTCTTTTCAACGATATCCTTTAATAAAAGAATCTGTTTTTCAGGAACCTTTAAAGGAATCAAGGCTCTTGCATGCCGTTCCGTAATCTGCTTTTTTAACAATGCGTCCTGGACCTCTTGAGGGAGCTTTAAAAGACGAAGCTTGTTAGCAACCGTTG is a genomic window containing:
- the rpsR gene encoding 30S ribosomal protein S18 translates to MAGGRRGGRKRRKVCYFTSNHITHIDYKDVDLLKKFISERGKILPRRVTGTSAKYQRKLTIAIKRARTMALLPYVSGE
- the ssb gene encoding single-stranded DNA-binding protein, with protein sequence MMNRVVLVGRLTKDPELRYTPAGVPVATFTLAVNRAFSNQQGEREADFINCVVWRRPAENVANFLKKGSLAGVDGRLQTRNYEGQDGKRVYVTEVVAESVQFLEPKNPNSERGGNNDFNGGYQKNQNSYGQNQNQRNQNQNQNQGYTRVDDDPFSNNGQPIDISDDDLPF
- the rpsF gene encoding 30S ribosomal protein S6 translates to MNKYEIMYIIRPNIEDEAKKALVERFDNVLTGEGAEIVESKDWGKRRLAYEIADFRDGLYRLVTVNGSPEAVQEFDRLAKINGDIIRHIVIREEEK
- the ychF gene encoding redox-regulated ATPase YchF, with protein sequence MALTAGIVGLPNVGKSTLFNAITKAGAESANYPFCTIDPNVGIVEVPDDRLNKLTELVQPKKTIPTAFEFTDIAGIVKGASKGEGLGNKFLSHIRQVDAICHVVRCFADGNITHVSGKVDPIDDIETINLELILADLESVDKRIGRVEKLAKQKDKDAVAEYEVLSKLKEAFESEQPARSLEFTEEQMKLVKGLHLLTSKPVLYVSNVGEEDVADPSENEYIQRVRDYAHKEGAEVIVVCAKIEEEIAELDDDEKAMFLSELGIEESGLDQLIKAAYSLLGLATYFTAGVQEVRAWTFRKGMKAPQCAGIIHSDFEKGFIRAETVSYDDLMTNGSMAAAKEAGKVRLEGKEYVVQDGDVMHFRFNV
- a CDS encoding DUF951 domain-containing protein; protein product: MEEKVFGLHDVVEMKKPHPCGTNRWKIIRMGMDIRIKCEGCDHSVMIPRREFSRKLKKILVKHEE
- a CDS encoding mechanosensitive ion channel family protein, which translates into the protein MNIGETALKVFIVIALTSVVVKIGKAALHNIFKIRSKAPLQLSERREKTLLRLLENVLTYVVYFISLVTILSLMSIDVKGLLAGAGIIGLAVGFGAQSLVKDIISGFFIIFEDQFSVGDYVGIGNFLGTVEQIGLRTTKILSWTGEVHIIPNGHITEVTNYSMHNSVGVVDIHIPYEEDIKKAEAVIQEMLIPYAEEYEEITKAPELLGVNELGTSYITLRVVVETLPMSHWSIARKLRKSIKMALDENGIKAPYPKLVMYSRNGEKQMEEEKEFQRGV
- the yyaC gene encoding spore protease YyaC, yielding MNLGKGIFERKLEHLKIAHEDILAKEIISTQLLSMLPSNRNQPIVVVCIGTDRSTGDSLGPLTGTFLKEKGSSAYHVYGTLDDPIHAVNLEEKMNEIYQKYNQPFVIGIDACLGKLKSVGMIQIGDGPVKPGAGVKKDLPFVGDMHITGIVNVSGFMEFFVLQNTRLNLVVNMARIIAGGIFRASLSDPHRHSRTSMILEYEKEQENTL
- a CDS encoding DUF554 domain-containing protein, giving the protein MVLLGTIVNGACIAAGSFLGKLLHRIPERMKATVMYAIGLSVIVLGLQMGLKSNNFLIVIVSLVFGAVIGEALAIEDKLNLLGNWLERKVGSEEKGSIAEGFITATLVFVIGAMAILGALDSGIRGNNNILFTKSIIDGFTALILTTTLGFGVVFSAIPVILYEGIIALCATQINHFVPKELMNSFITEMTATGGIMIFAIGLNIAGITKIRVANFLPGIAVVTAIVTILYFVHF
- a CDS encoding ParB/RepB/Spo0J family partition protein, with product MAKGLGKGINALFSNVEIKKEDAVQELRLKELRPNPYQPRKVFLPEAIAELKESILQHGILQPIIVRKSIKGYEIVVGERRYRAAKEAELEKVPVVVRELTDQQMMELAVLENLQREDLTPIEEASAYQLLMERMNLTQEELAKRLGKSRPHIANHIRLLALPAAVQDAITMGKISMGHGRALLGLKKKEKMSQLVEKIAKEGLNVRQLEKLVQQLNESVSRETRKPAVQKNIFIKEQESSLREKFGTPVSITQTKKKGKIEIEFYSDKDLERILELLDVTQES
- a CDS encoding ParA family protein codes for the protein MGKILAIANQKGGVGKTTTSVNLGACLAYIGKKVLIVDTDPQGNATSGAGIDKGDVQQCIYDVLVDDVDIKEVIKATAVEGLHSVPATIQLAGAEIELVPTISREVRLKRALASVKDEYDYIIIDCPPSLGLLTLNALTASDAVLIPVQCEYYALEGLSQLLSTVRLVQKHLNHDLTIEGVLLTMLDARTNLGIQVIEEVKKYFQNKVYRTIIPRNVRLSEAPSHGQPIIIYDPKSRGAEVYLDLAKEVAANG